One Eptesicus fuscus isolate TK198812 chromosome 11, DD_ASM_mEF_20220401, whole genome shotgun sequence genomic region harbors:
- the RBM44 gene encoding RNA-binding protein 44, producing MQATVGVKTAANKECHNNGGNIQKDEPSNHKKGNLSSSSGCNEAKVTFSDDDWDSLALEQRANDKEISNIDKVDLLEPSFTSSSDTNRESTRCQSREFEDSIDYVFLNETYSILYSESKLKNESLTLSNSELGSEIQKREEVFFDILEHKLNKIIDLERIKISDDDCEETAEDVQKYDTDEDSQQEYHSAEEQEYLSNHLSLDQTKTLNISNLEVVGLRNSGYEVKHAGNLEVNHIELESSSISLDSIDDYGQEDSPHVSKYQNSVMLGKYHKPKHEKCKDQETSLMYHTVFDEIILRNSPSESQESQSKSGFFNLQQALKTNIYTGKIKSQVTESKDFCGNATVENKILHLENPSTLPQEKALETLLQPFNDCQTSCTSICDDSVISACGHSHYKSLPSIPNSVLDFSITPPMIGAKDNQAIKEDSSLKVTNGNVTNKMCFHSIEETCPKFTTEAAECPVTVNQTVDASTDFRACFTNSRGTSTRPSIVSTSSNTDITMMNKKRPGEWQRGKQRSVGCNTDWSYGQDNEDTPMAVTKGSLGKPLSVDSLKPNGNFLNKDSLESRKTTAITDLKEHPEREPQLWKEMEKNLPSKCCQKTMQRAIKAELHLLNIHYQLCHRHCSDIYKLVMENREGLNRSLSTNSTKKELGSALLSVLGDLKVKYVSLKEKVNKGIPLEELPPLSVESKLLSTFSTFASRLMKKESQVFSGADSEPDNQSTCDVDVSSSLKKTLSEMSLLSDNSHPKQGTSPKEDGLKNGDIDGYFSQLKLDDKDSKHYQETSEDWFDAKESLTGVDCSGIQENQIEQDKWDPNFISEIKNAEPLQRDKGYLVHVGGLCPSVSEADLRSHFQKYQVSEISIYDSSNYRYASLALKKNNDAKSAAKEMNGIEINGKPVNVRLVKSPGECTSPLSSKSGRRISLNNLEKSTNKEINSASSAPRLPRTRPRQLGSEQDSEFFHFDQEGVKKKNCKHIESTKLLPDTPIRFIPPNTLNLRSFTKIMKRLAELHPDVSRDHIIEALQEVRINHKGFLNGLSINTIVDMTSSVLKNSASS from the exons ATGCAGGCCACTGTGGGAGTAAAGACAGCTGCTAACAAAGAGTGCCACAATAATGGAGGAAACATCCAGAAAG atgaGCCCTCTAATCATAAGAAAGGAAATTTGTCATCTTCCAGTGGTTGTAATGAAGCCAAAGTGACTTTTAGTGATGATGACTGGGATTCCTTGGCACTAGAACAAAGAGCTAATGACAAAGAAATCAGCAATATTGACAAAGTAGATTTACTGGAGCCATCTTTTACTTCGAGTTCAGATACTAACAGAGAGAGTACTCGCTGTCAGTCAAGGGAGTTTGAAGACAGTATTGACTATGTTTTCTTGAATGAAACATACTCTATACTTTATTCAGAGTCAAAACTAAAGAATGAAAGTCTTACTCTTTCAAATTCAGAATTAGGTTCTGAAATACAGAAAAGAGAGGAGGTGTTTTTTGATATTTTAGAACACAAACTTAATAAGATTATTGACTTAGAAAGAATCAAGATTTCAGATGATGATTGTGAAGAAACTGCTGAAGATGTTCAGAAGTACGATACAGATGAAGACTCACAGCAGGAATATCATAGTGCAGAAGAACAAGAATATCTGAGTAACCACTTATCTCTTGatcaaacaaaaacattaaacataTCTAATTTGGAAGTTGTTGGATTAAGAAATTCAGGTTATGAAGTTAAACATGCTGGCAATCTAGAAGTTAATCACATTGAGTTGGAAAGTTCTAGCATCTCTTTAGATTCAATTGATGATTATGGACAAGAAGATTCACCTCATGTCTCCAAATATCAGAATTCTGTTATGTTAGGAAAATATCATAAACCAAAGCATGAGAAGTGTAAGGATCAAGAGACTAGTTTAATGTATCACACAGTATTTGATGAAATTATACTAAGAAACAGTCCTTCTGAAAGCCAGGAATCTCAGTCTAAGAGTGGTTTTTTTAACCTTCAACAAGCATTGAAAACCAACATTTATACTGGCAAAATTAAATCTCAAGTAACTGAAAGTAAAGATTTTTGTGGAAATGCAACTGTTGAGAACAAAATTTTACACCTTGAAAATCCTAGCACATTACCACAGGAAAAAGCTTTAGAAACATTACTACAACCCTTTAACGATTGTCAAACTTCCTGTACCTCTATTTGTGATGATTCAGTAATTTCTGCCTGTGGACATTCACATTATAAAAGCCTGCCGAGTATTCCTAACTCAGTCCTAGATTTTTCTATTACTCCACCAATGATTGGAGCCAAAGATAATCAGGCAATAAAAGAAGATAGCTCCCTAAAAGTTACTAATGGCAATGTCACAAATAAAATGTGCTTTCATAGTATagaagaaacatgtcccaaatttACGACAGAGGCAGCTGAGTGCCCAGTCACAGTTAATCAGACGGTGGATGCTAGCACTGATTTCAGGGCTTGTTTCACAAACAGCAGAGGAACAAGTACAAGACCTTCCATAGTATCTACATCTAGCAACACAGACATAACAATGATGAATAAAAAACGCCCTGGTGAATGGCAAAGGGGGAAACAAAGAAGTGTGGGTTGTAATACAGATTGGTCATACGGTCAAGACAATGAAGATACACCAATGGCTGTGACAAAAGGATCGCTGGGAAAACCCCTCTCAGTCGACAGTTTAAAACCTAATGGAAATTTCTTAAATAAG GATTCCCTGGAATCAAGAAAAACAACTGCTATTACAGACTTAAAGGAACATCCTGAGAG ggaacCTCAACTTTGGAAAGAGATGGAGAAGAATTTGCCATCAAAGTGCTGTCAGAAAACAATGCAGAGAGCCATCAAAGCAGAGTTGCACCTTTTAAATATTCACTATCAGTTGTGTCATCGCCATTGTAGTGATATCTACAAACTTGTAATGGAAAATAGGGAAGGATTAAATAG GAGTTTATCAACTAATTCTACTAAAAAGGAACTAGGATCAGCACTACTGTCTGTTTTGGGAGACTTAAAAGTTAAATATGTAAGcttgaaagaaaaagtaaacaaggGTATACCACTGGAAGAGCTGCCCCCTCTGTCAGTAGAATCAAAATTATTATCTACCTTCTCTACTTTTGCTTCCAGG ctaatgaaaaaagAATCACAAGT CTTTTCAGGAGCAGATTCTGAACCAGATAATCAAAGTACAtgtgatgttgatgtttcttcaAGCCTAAAAAAGACACTCTCagaa aTGTCTTTATTATCTGACAATAGTCATCCTAAACAAGGTACATCACCCAAGGAAGATGGTTTAAAAAATGGTGATATAGATGGATACTTTAGTCAACTGAAACTAGATGATAAAG ATTCCAAACATTATCAAGAAACAAGTGAAGACTGGTTTGATGCTAAAGAGAGCCTGACAGGAGTTGACTGCTCAGGAATACAAGAAAATCAAATAGAACAAGACAAATGGGATCCAAACTTTATATCGG AAATTAAGAATGCTGAACCCTTACAAAGAGATAAAGGTTATTTGGTACATGTTGGTGGTCTCTGCCCTTCCGTATCTGAG gCTGATTTAAGGTCTCATTTTCAGAAATATCAAGTTTCTGAAATTTCAATTTATGATTCTTCTAATTACAG atatgcatctcttgctttaaaaaaaaacaatgatgcAAAGTCTGCTGCGAAAGAAATGAATGGGATAGAAATAAATGGGAAACCAGTTAATGTGCGACTTGTTAAAAGTCCTGGAGAATGTACATCGCCACTTTCCTCCAAAAGTGGAAGGAGAATTAGTTTGAATAATTTGGAGAAAAGCACCAACAAAGAAATCAACTCAGCTTCCTCTGCTCCTAGATTGCCCAGAACTAGACCAAGGCAGCTGGGATCTGAGCAAGACAGTGAATTTTTCCATTTTGACCAAgag